The following are from one region of the Falco biarmicus isolate bFalBia1 chromosome 1, bFalBia1.pri, whole genome shotgun sequence genome:
- the UNK gene encoding RING finger protein unkempt homolog isoform X2, protein MSKGPVASGPAAAGPASAASALQAQPEKPQHYTYLKEFRTEQCPLFVQHKCTQHRPYTCFHWHFVNQRRRRSIRRRDGTFNYSPDIYCTKYDETTGICPEGDECPFLHRTTGDTERRYHLRYYKTGICIHETDSKGNCTKNGVHCAFAHGPHDLRSPVYDIRELQAMEALQNGQTTSEGGIEGQSAVAASHAMIEKILSEEPRWQETTYVLGNYKTEQCKKPPRLCRQGYACPYYHNSKDRRRSPRKHKYRSSPCPSVKHGDEWGDPSKCENGDSCQYCHTRTEQQFHPEIYKSTKCNDMQQSGSCPRGPFCAFAHVEQPALSEDLQQSSAVSSPTQTGPVMYMPSAAGDSVPVSPSSPHAPDLSNVWNKSGTLPTSPTSTTILCRNSSLGSPSNICGSPPGAIGKPHSLETIGFPPDSVTAAGSYKKAPGFEREDQQAKMKSHSLEHRSQEQPLLQPKQDILGILPVGSPLTSSISSSITSSLAATPPSPAGTSSIPGMNANALPFYPTSDTVESVIESALDDLDLNEFGVAALEKTFDSSTVPHTSGIMIGGSLLQSSAPVNIPGSLGSSASFHSASPSPPVSLSSHFLHQPQGHLSQSENTFLGTSASHGSLGLNGMNSSIWEHFASGSFSPSTSPAFLSGPGAAELARLRQELDEANGTIKQWEESWKQAKQACDAWKKEAEEANDRANTANMECELAREQREALELQVKKLQEELERIHTGQDPQFLRSFSDLESLSLSSLYTLQKQLRANLEKVDKAVFQMQSVKCLKCQEENRVVLPCQHAVLCETCAEEGECPICHPNRPHSLQS, encoded by the exons TTACCTGAAGGAGTTCCGCACGGAGCAGTGCCCTCTTTTTGTGCAGCACAAGTGCACTCAGCACCGGCCCTACACTTGCTTCCACTGGCACTTTGTCAATCAGCGTCGTCGCAGATCTATCCGCCGCCGGGATGGTACATTTAACTACAGCCCTGACATTTACTGTACCAAGTATGATGAGACCACAGGAATCTGCCCAGAAGGAGATGA GTGTCCTTTCTTGCATAGAACTACTGGAGACACAGAGAGGAGGTATCACTTGCGCTACTACAAAACTGGAATCTGCATTCACGAGACAGACTCCAAGGGAAACTGCACAAAGAACGGAGTTCACTGCGCATTTGCTCATGGGCCCCATGACCTACGTTCTCCAGTGTATGACATCAG GGAGCTTCAGGCGATGGAGGCTTTGCAGAATGGTCAGACTACATCTGAAGGTGGCATAGAGGGTCAGTCTGCAGTCGCTGCTAGCCATGCTATGATAGAGAAAATACTGAGTGAGGAACCAAGGTGGCAAG AAACAACGTATGTGTTGGGAAATTACAAgacagagcaatgtaagaaaccCCCCCGTCTCTGTCGCCAGGGTTATGCCTGTCCCTACTACCACAATAGCAAAGACAGAAGAAGAAgcccaagaaaacacaaatacag ATCTTCGCCATGTCCCAGTGTGAAACATGGAGACGAGTGGGGAGATCCCAGTAAGTGTGAAAATGGAGACTCATGCCAATATTGCCACACTCGCACAGAACAACAATTCCATCCAGAG ATCTACAAATCCACCAAATGCAATGATATGCAGCAGTCTGGCAGCTGTCCCCGAGGACCCTTCTGTGCCTTTGCACATGTAGAAC AGCCTGCTCTGAGTGAAGATTTACAGCAATCCTCAGCTGTGTCTAGCCCGACACAGACAGGCCCTGTGATGTATATGCCATCGGCAGCTGGTGATTCTGTTCCGGTCAGCCCTTCCAGTCCACATGCCCCAGACCTTAGCAAT GTGTGGAATAAATCAGGAACTCTGCCAACTAGCCCCACCTCCACCACA ATTCTTTGTAGGAACAGCAGTCTCGGAAGCCCATCTAATATATGTGGGTCTCCTCCTGGTGCCATTGGAAAGCCGCACAGCTTGGAGACCATTGGTTTTCCTCCAGACTCAGTAACAGCAGCCGGCAGCTACAAGAAAGCACCGGGGTTTGAGCGAGAAGATCAG CAAGCAAAAATGAAGTCTCACTCGCTGGAACACAGGAGCCAGGAGCAACCTTTGTTACAGCCCAAACAG GACATACTGGGTATTCTCCCAGTGGGGAGCCCACTGACATCCAGCATCTCCTCTAGTATCACCTCCAGTCTGGCTGCAACGCCACCAAGCCCTGCCGGCACCAGCAGCATACCAGGCATGAATGCCAATGCCCTTCCTTTCTACCCAACCAGTGACACCGTTGAGTCTGTCATAG AGTCTGCCTTGGATGACCTGGACCTGAATGAATTCGGAGTGGCTGCCCTGGAGAAGACATTtgacagcagcacagtgccCCACACGAGTGGCATCATGATAG GTGGGAGTTTGCTGCAAAGTTCTGCTCCTGTAAATATCCCCGGGTCCCTTGGAAGCTCTGCCTCCTTTCACTCTGCCTCTCCTTCTCCACCGGTCAGCCTCTCATCGCATTTCCTTCATCAGCCCCAGGGACACTTAAGCCAATCAGAAAACACTTTCCTGGGGACATCAGCTTCTCATGGATCATTAG GTTTAAATGGGATGAACAGCAGCATATGGGAACACTTTGCTTCGGGGAGTTTTTCGCCCAGTACCTCACCTGCATTTCTGTCAGGTCCAGGTGCTGCGGAGCTGGCACGGCTACGACAGGAACTGGATGAAGCCAACGGCACAATAAAGCAGTGGGAAGAGTCTTGGAAACAAGCCAAACAG GCTTGTGATGCTTGGaaaaaggaggcagaggaagcAAATGATCGCGCCAACACAGCTAACATGGAATGTGAACTGGCCCGGGAGCAGAGGGAAGCCTTGGAGCTGCAAGTGAAGAAactgcaggaggagctggagaggaTCCACACAGGCCAGGACCCTCAGTTTCTGCGCTCCTTCTCTGATCTGGAATCACTCTCGCTCTCTTCGCTTTACACCCTTCAGAAACAGCTGCGGGCAAACCTGGAGAAAGTCGATAAG GCGGTATTTCAGATGCAGTCAGTGAAATGCCTTAAGTGTCAGGAGGAGAACCGGGTGGTGTTACCGTGCCAACACGCAGTGCTGTGTGAAACGTGCGCCGAGGAGGGCGAGTGCCCCATCTGCCATCCCAACAGGCCCCACTCTCTCCAGTCGTGA
- the UNK gene encoding RING finger protein unkempt homolog isoform X1 has product MSKGPVASGPAAAGPASAASALQAQPEKPQHYTYLKEFRTEQCPLFVQHKCTQHRPYTCFHWHFVNQRRRRSIRRRDGTFNYSPDIYCTKYDETTGICPEGDECPFLHRTTGDTERRYHLRYYKTGICIHETDSKGNCTKNGVHCAFAHGPHDLRSPVYDIRELQAMEALQNGQTTSEGGIEGQSAVAASHAMIEKILSEEPRWQETTYVLGNYKTEQCKKPPRLCRQGYACPYYHNSKDRRRSPRKHKYRSSPCPSVKHGDEWGDPSKCENGDSCQYCHTRTEQQFHPEIYKSTKCNDMQQSGSCPRGPFCAFAHVEQPALSEDLQQSSAVSSPTQTGPVMYMPSAAGDSVPVSPSSPHAPDLSNVWNKSGTLPTSPTSTTILCRNSSLGSPSNICGSPPGAIGKPHSLETIGFPPDSVTAAGSYKKAPGFEREDQVGAEYLKSFKCQQAKMKSHSLEHRSQEQPLLQPKQDILGILPVGSPLTSSISSSITSSLAATPPSPAGTSSIPGMNANALPFYPTSDTVESVIESALDDLDLNEFGVAALEKTFDSSTVPHTSGIMIGGSLLQSSAPVNIPGSLGSSASFHSASPSPPVSLSSHFLHQPQGHLSQSENTFLGTSASHGSLGLNGMNSSIWEHFASGSFSPSTSPAFLSGPGAAELARLRQELDEANGTIKQWEESWKQAKQACDAWKKEAEEANDRANTANMECELAREQREALELQVKKLQEELERIHTGQDPQFLRSFSDLESLSLSSLYTLQKQLRANLEKVDKAVFQMQSVKCLKCQEENRVVLPCQHAVLCETCAEEGECPICHPNRPHSLQS; this is encoded by the exons TTACCTGAAGGAGTTCCGCACGGAGCAGTGCCCTCTTTTTGTGCAGCACAAGTGCACTCAGCACCGGCCCTACACTTGCTTCCACTGGCACTTTGTCAATCAGCGTCGTCGCAGATCTATCCGCCGCCGGGATGGTACATTTAACTACAGCCCTGACATTTACTGTACCAAGTATGATGAGACCACAGGAATCTGCCCAGAAGGAGATGA GTGTCCTTTCTTGCATAGAACTACTGGAGACACAGAGAGGAGGTATCACTTGCGCTACTACAAAACTGGAATCTGCATTCACGAGACAGACTCCAAGGGAAACTGCACAAAGAACGGAGTTCACTGCGCATTTGCTCATGGGCCCCATGACCTACGTTCTCCAGTGTATGACATCAG GGAGCTTCAGGCGATGGAGGCTTTGCAGAATGGTCAGACTACATCTGAAGGTGGCATAGAGGGTCAGTCTGCAGTCGCTGCTAGCCATGCTATGATAGAGAAAATACTGAGTGAGGAACCAAGGTGGCAAG AAACAACGTATGTGTTGGGAAATTACAAgacagagcaatgtaagaaaccCCCCCGTCTCTGTCGCCAGGGTTATGCCTGTCCCTACTACCACAATAGCAAAGACAGAAGAAGAAgcccaagaaaacacaaatacag ATCTTCGCCATGTCCCAGTGTGAAACATGGAGACGAGTGGGGAGATCCCAGTAAGTGTGAAAATGGAGACTCATGCCAATATTGCCACACTCGCACAGAACAACAATTCCATCCAGAG ATCTACAAATCCACCAAATGCAATGATATGCAGCAGTCTGGCAGCTGTCCCCGAGGACCCTTCTGTGCCTTTGCACATGTAGAAC AGCCTGCTCTGAGTGAAGATTTACAGCAATCCTCAGCTGTGTCTAGCCCGACACAGACAGGCCCTGTGATGTATATGCCATCGGCAGCTGGTGATTCTGTTCCGGTCAGCCCTTCCAGTCCACATGCCCCAGACCTTAGCAAT GTGTGGAATAAATCAGGAACTCTGCCAACTAGCCCCACCTCCACCACA ATTCTTTGTAGGAACAGCAGTCTCGGAAGCCCATCTAATATATGTGGGTCTCCTCCTGGTGCCATTGGAAAGCCGCACAGCTTGGAGACCATTGGTTTTCCTCCAGACTCAGTAACAGCAGCCGGCAGCTACAAGAAAGCACCGGGGTTTGAGCGAGAAGATCAGGTGGGGGCCGAGTATTTGAAGAGTTTCAAATGCCAG CAAGCAAAAATGAAGTCTCACTCGCTGGAACACAGGAGCCAGGAGCAACCTTTGTTACAGCCCAAACAG GACATACTGGGTATTCTCCCAGTGGGGAGCCCACTGACATCCAGCATCTCCTCTAGTATCACCTCCAGTCTGGCTGCAACGCCACCAAGCCCTGCCGGCACCAGCAGCATACCAGGCATGAATGCCAATGCCCTTCCTTTCTACCCAACCAGTGACACCGTTGAGTCTGTCATAG AGTCTGCCTTGGATGACCTGGACCTGAATGAATTCGGAGTGGCTGCCCTGGAGAAGACATTtgacagcagcacagtgccCCACACGAGTGGCATCATGATAG GTGGGAGTTTGCTGCAAAGTTCTGCTCCTGTAAATATCCCCGGGTCCCTTGGAAGCTCTGCCTCCTTTCACTCTGCCTCTCCTTCTCCACCGGTCAGCCTCTCATCGCATTTCCTTCATCAGCCCCAGGGACACTTAAGCCAATCAGAAAACACTTTCCTGGGGACATCAGCTTCTCATGGATCATTAG GTTTAAATGGGATGAACAGCAGCATATGGGAACACTTTGCTTCGGGGAGTTTTTCGCCCAGTACCTCACCTGCATTTCTGTCAGGTCCAGGTGCTGCGGAGCTGGCACGGCTACGACAGGAACTGGATGAAGCCAACGGCACAATAAAGCAGTGGGAAGAGTCTTGGAAACAAGCCAAACAG GCTTGTGATGCTTGGaaaaaggaggcagaggaagcAAATGATCGCGCCAACACAGCTAACATGGAATGTGAACTGGCCCGGGAGCAGAGGGAAGCCTTGGAGCTGCAAGTGAAGAAactgcaggaggagctggagaggaTCCACACAGGCCAGGACCCTCAGTTTCTGCGCTCCTTCTCTGATCTGGAATCACTCTCGCTCTCTTCGCTTTACACCCTTCAGAAACAGCTGCGGGCAAACCTGGAGAAAGTCGATAAG GCGGTATTTCAGATGCAGTCAGTGAAATGCCTTAAGTGTCAGGAGGAGAACCGGGTGGTGTTACCGTGCCAACACGCAGTGCTGTGTGAAACGTGCGCCGAGGAGGGCGAGTGCCCCATCTGCCATCCCAACAGGCCCCACTCTCTCCAGTCGTGA
- the UNK gene encoding RING finger protein unkempt homolog isoform X6 — MSKGPVASGPAAAGPASAASALQAQPEKPQHYTYLKEFRTEQCPLFVQHKCTQHRPYTCFHWHFVNQRRRRSIRRRDGTFNYSPDIYCTKYDETTGICPEGDECPFLHRTTGDTERRYHLRYYKTGICIHETDSKGNCTKNGVHCAFAHGPHDLRSPVYDIRELQAMEALQNGQTTSEGGIEGQSAVAASHAMIEKILSEEPRWQETTYVLGNYKTEQCKKPPRLCRQGYACPYYHNSKDRRRSPRKHKYRSSPCPSVKHGDEWGDPSKCENGDSCQYCHTRTEQQFHPEIYKSTKCNDMQQSGSCPRGPFCAFAHVEQPALSEDLQQSSAVSSPTQTGPVMYMPSAAGDSVPVSPSSPHAPDLSNVWNKSGTLPTSPTSTTILCRNSSLGSPSNICGSPPGAIGKPHSLETIGFPPDSVTAAGSYKKAPGFEREDQVGAEYLKSFKCQQAKMKSHSLEHRSQEQPLLQPKQDILGILPVGSPLTSSISSSITSSLAATPPSPAGTSSIPGMNANALPFYPTSDTVESVIGGSLLQSSAPVNIPGSLGSSASFHSASPSPPVSLSSHFLHQPQGHLSQSENTFLGTSASHGSLGLNGMNSSIWEHFASGSFSPSTSPAFLSGPGAAELARLRQELDEANGTIKQWEESWKQAKQACDAWKKEAEEANDRANTANMECELAREQREALELQVKKLQEELERIHTGQDPQFLRSFSDLESLSLSSLYTLQKQLRANLEKVDKAVFQMQSVKCLKCQEENRVVLPCQHAVLCETCAEEGECPICHPNRPHSLQS, encoded by the exons TTACCTGAAGGAGTTCCGCACGGAGCAGTGCCCTCTTTTTGTGCAGCACAAGTGCACTCAGCACCGGCCCTACACTTGCTTCCACTGGCACTTTGTCAATCAGCGTCGTCGCAGATCTATCCGCCGCCGGGATGGTACATTTAACTACAGCCCTGACATTTACTGTACCAAGTATGATGAGACCACAGGAATCTGCCCAGAAGGAGATGA GTGTCCTTTCTTGCATAGAACTACTGGAGACACAGAGAGGAGGTATCACTTGCGCTACTACAAAACTGGAATCTGCATTCACGAGACAGACTCCAAGGGAAACTGCACAAAGAACGGAGTTCACTGCGCATTTGCTCATGGGCCCCATGACCTACGTTCTCCAGTGTATGACATCAG GGAGCTTCAGGCGATGGAGGCTTTGCAGAATGGTCAGACTACATCTGAAGGTGGCATAGAGGGTCAGTCTGCAGTCGCTGCTAGCCATGCTATGATAGAGAAAATACTGAGTGAGGAACCAAGGTGGCAAG AAACAACGTATGTGTTGGGAAATTACAAgacagagcaatgtaagaaaccCCCCCGTCTCTGTCGCCAGGGTTATGCCTGTCCCTACTACCACAATAGCAAAGACAGAAGAAGAAgcccaagaaaacacaaatacag ATCTTCGCCATGTCCCAGTGTGAAACATGGAGACGAGTGGGGAGATCCCAGTAAGTGTGAAAATGGAGACTCATGCCAATATTGCCACACTCGCACAGAACAACAATTCCATCCAGAG ATCTACAAATCCACCAAATGCAATGATATGCAGCAGTCTGGCAGCTGTCCCCGAGGACCCTTCTGTGCCTTTGCACATGTAGAAC AGCCTGCTCTGAGTGAAGATTTACAGCAATCCTCAGCTGTGTCTAGCCCGACACAGACAGGCCCTGTGATGTATATGCCATCGGCAGCTGGTGATTCTGTTCCGGTCAGCCCTTCCAGTCCACATGCCCCAGACCTTAGCAAT GTGTGGAATAAATCAGGAACTCTGCCAACTAGCCCCACCTCCACCACA ATTCTTTGTAGGAACAGCAGTCTCGGAAGCCCATCTAATATATGTGGGTCTCCTCCTGGTGCCATTGGAAAGCCGCACAGCTTGGAGACCATTGGTTTTCCTCCAGACTCAGTAACAGCAGCCGGCAGCTACAAGAAAGCACCGGGGTTTGAGCGAGAAGATCAGGTGGGGGCCGAGTATTTGAAGAGTTTCAAATGCCAG CAAGCAAAAATGAAGTCTCACTCGCTGGAACACAGGAGCCAGGAGCAACCTTTGTTACAGCCCAAACAG GACATACTGGGTATTCTCCCAGTGGGGAGCCCACTGACATCCAGCATCTCCTCTAGTATCACCTCCAGTCTGGCTGCAACGCCACCAAGCCCTGCCGGCACCAGCAGCATACCAGGCATGAATGCCAATGCCCTTCCTTTCTACCCAACCAGTGACACCGTTGAGTCTGTCATAG GTGGGAGTTTGCTGCAAAGTTCTGCTCCTGTAAATATCCCCGGGTCCCTTGGAAGCTCTGCCTCCTTTCACTCTGCCTCTCCTTCTCCACCGGTCAGCCTCTCATCGCATTTCCTTCATCAGCCCCAGGGACACTTAAGCCAATCAGAAAACACTTTCCTGGGGACATCAGCTTCTCATGGATCATTAG GTTTAAATGGGATGAACAGCAGCATATGGGAACACTTTGCTTCGGGGAGTTTTTCGCCCAGTACCTCACCTGCATTTCTGTCAGGTCCAGGTGCTGCGGAGCTGGCACGGCTACGACAGGAACTGGATGAAGCCAACGGCACAATAAAGCAGTGGGAAGAGTCTTGGAAACAAGCCAAACAG GCTTGTGATGCTTGGaaaaaggaggcagaggaagcAAATGATCGCGCCAACACAGCTAACATGGAATGTGAACTGGCCCGGGAGCAGAGGGAAGCCTTGGAGCTGCAAGTGAAGAAactgcaggaggagctggagaggaTCCACACAGGCCAGGACCCTCAGTTTCTGCGCTCCTTCTCTGATCTGGAATCACTCTCGCTCTCTTCGCTTTACACCCTTCAGAAACAGCTGCGGGCAAACCTGGAGAAAGTCGATAAG GCGGTATTTCAGATGCAGTCAGTGAAATGCCTTAAGTGTCAGGAGGAGAACCGGGTGGTGTTACCGTGCCAACACGCAGTGCTGTGTGAAACGTGCGCCGAGGAGGGCGAGTGCCCCATCTGCCATCCCAACAGGCCCCACTCTCTCCAGTCGTGA
- the UNK gene encoding RING finger protein unkempt homolog isoform X5 produces the protein MSKGPVASGPAAAGPASAASALQAQPEKPQHYTYLKEFRTEQCPLFVQHKCTQHRPYTCFHWHFVNQRRRRSIRRRDGTFNYSPDIYCTKYDETTGICPEGDECPFLHRTTGDTERRYHLRYYKTGICIHETDSKGNCTKNGVHCAFAHGPHDLRSPVYDIRELQAMEALQNGQTTSEGGIEGQSAVAASHAMIEKILSEEPRWQETTYVLGNYKTEQCKKPPRLCRQGYACPYYHNSKDRRRSPRKHKYRSSPCPSVKHGDEWGDPSKCENGDSCQYCHTRTEQQFHPEIYKSTKCNDMQQSGSCPRGPFCAFAHVEQPALSEDLQQSSAVSSPTQTGPVMYMPSAAGDSVPVSPSSPHAPDLSNVWNKSGTLPTSPTSTTILCRNSSLGSPSNICGSPPGAIGKPHSLETIGFPPDSVTAAGSYKKAPGFEREDQVGAEYLKSFKCQQAKMKSHSLEHRSQEQPLLQPKQDILGILPVGSPLTSSISSSITSSLAATPPSPAGTSSIPGMNANALPFYPTSDTVESVIESALDDLDLNEFGVAALEKTFDSSTVPHTSGIMIGGSLLQSSAPVNIPGSLGSSASFHSASPSPPVSLSSHFLHQPQGHLSQSENTFLGTSASHGSLGPGAAELARLRQELDEANGTIKQWEESWKQAKQACDAWKKEAEEANDRANTANMECELAREQREALELQVKKLQEELERIHTGQDPQFLRSFSDLESLSLSSLYTLQKQLRANLEKVDKAVFQMQSVKCLKCQEENRVVLPCQHAVLCETCAEEGECPICHPNRPHSLQS, from the exons TTACCTGAAGGAGTTCCGCACGGAGCAGTGCCCTCTTTTTGTGCAGCACAAGTGCACTCAGCACCGGCCCTACACTTGCTTCCACTGGCACTTTGTCAATCAGCGTCGTCGCAGATCTATCCGCCGCCGGGATGGTACATTTAACTACAGCCCTGACATTTACTGTACCAAGTATGATGAGACCACAGGAATCTGCCCAGAAGGAGATGA GTGTCCTTTCTTGCATAGAACTACTGGAGACACAGAGAGGAGGTATCACTTGCGCTACTACAAAACTGGAATCTGCATTCACGAGACAGACTCCAAGGGAAACTGCACAAAGAACGGAGTTCACTGCGCATTTGCTCATGGGCCCCATGACCTACGTTCTCCAGTGTATGACATCAG GGAGCTTCAGGCGATGGAGGCTTTGCAGAATGGTCAGACTACATCTGAAGGTGGCATAGAGGGTCAGTCTGCAGTCGCTGCTAGCCATGCTATGATAGAGAAAATACTGAGTGAGGAACCAAGGTGGCAAG AAACAACGTATGTGTTGGGAAATTACAAgacagagcaatgtaagaaaccCCCCCGTCTCTGTCGCCAGGGTTATGCCTGTCCCTACTACCACAATAGCAAAGACAGAAGAAGAAgcccaagaaaacacaaatacag ATCTTCGCCATGTCCCAGTGTGAAACATGGAGACGAGTGGGGAGATCCCAGTAAGTGTGAAAATGGAGACTCATGCCAATATTGCCACACTCGCACAGAACAACAATTCCATCCAGAG ATCTACAAATCCACCAAATGCAATGATATGCAGCAGTCTGGCAGCTGTCCCCGAGGACCCTTCTGTGCCTTTGCACATGTAGAAC AGCCTGCTCTGAGTGAAGATTTACAGCAATCCTCAGCTGTGTCTAGCCCGACACAGACAGGCCCTGTGATGTATATGCCATCGGCAGCTGGTGATTCTGTTCCGGTCAGCCCTTCCAGTCCACATGCCCCAGACCTTAGCAAT GTGTGGAATAAATCAGGAACTCTGCCAACTAGCCCCACCTCCACCACA ATTCTTTGTAGGAACAGCAGTCTCGGAAGCCCATCTAATATATGTGGGTCTCCTCCTGGTGCCATTGGAAAGCCGCACAGCTTGGAGACCATTGGTTTTCCTCCAGACTCAGTAACAGCAGCCGGCAGCTACAAGAAAGCACCGGGGTTTGAGCGAGAAGATCAGGTGGGGGCCGAGTATTTGAAGAGTTTCAAATGCCAG CAAGCAAAAATGAAGTCTCACTCGCTGGAACACAGGAGCCAGGAGCAACCTTTGTTACAGCCCAAACAG GACATACTGGGTATTCTCCCAGTGGGGAGCCCACTGACATCCAGCATCTCCTCTAGTATCACCTCCAGTCTGGCTGCAACGCCACCAAGCCCTGCCGGCACCAGCAGCATACCAGGCATGAATGCCAATGCCCTTCCTTTCTACCCAACCAGTGACACCGTTGAGTCTGTCATAG AGTCTGCCTTGGATGACCTGGACCTGAATGAATTCGGAGTGGCTGCCCTGGAGAAGACATTtgacagcagcacagtgccCCACACGAGTGGCATCATGATAG GTGGGAGTTTGCTGCAAAGTTCTGCTCCTGTAAATATCCCCGGGTCCCTTGGAAGCTCTGCCTCCTTTCACTCTGCCTCTCCTTCTCCACCGGTCAGCCTCTCATCGCATTTCCTTCATCAGCCCCAGGGACACTTAAGCCAATCAGAAAACACTTTCCTGGGGACATCAGCTTCTCATGGATCATTAG GTCCAGGTGCTGCGGAGCTGGCACGGCTACGACAGGAACTGGATGAAGCCAACGGCACAATAAAGCAGTGGGAAGAGTCTTGGAAACAAGCCAAACAG GCTTGTGATGCTTGGaaaaaggaggcagaggaagcAAATGATCGCGCCAACACAGCTAACATGGAATGTGAACTGGCCCGGGAGCAGAGGGAAGCCTTGGAGCTGCAAGTGAAGAAactgcaggaggagctggagaggaTCCACACAGGCCAGGACCCTCAGTTTCTGCGCTCCTTCTCTGATCTGGAATCACTCTCGCTCTCTTCGCTTTACACCCTTCAGAAACAGCTGCGGGCAAACCTGGAGAAAGTCGATAAG GCGGTATTTCAGATGCAGTCAGTGAAATGCCTTAAGTGTCAGGAGGAGAACCGGGTGGTGTTACCGTGCCAACACGCAGTGCTGTGTGAAACGTGCGCCGAGGAGGGCGAGTGCCCCATCTGCCATCCCAACAGGCCCCACTCTCTCCAGTCGTGA